In the genome of Juglans microcarpa x Juglans regia isolate MS1-56 chromosome 6S, Jm3101_v1.0, whole genome shotgun sequence, the window CTGGTGGCGATGCAAGAAGGTGAAGGCAAGGGGAGGGAGATAGAGTTGGTGGTacgagaagaagagagagtgaCGGAGAGAAATCCGAGTCAGCGGAGGAGGGAGGTTTTTGATGCGGGATTTGAGATTAAAGAGCAGAGGAAAGGGGTTGAGGATGCGGAGGAAGAGGAAGCAAGGGTGAGCATTTGTATTCCGCCTAAGAATGCTTTGTTGCTTATGAGGTGCAGATCCGACCCAGTGAAAATGGCGGCCTTGGCGAATCGGTTTTGGGACTCCCCAACTCGGAAAGATGTGGATGAGGATCATGATCAGGATGAAGATGAGGGTCACAAAGATGAGGAAGAACAACACGGGGAGGTGAAAGTGGGCGAAGGACGGGAAGGAAAAGTTGAGGTGGAAACAGAGGAAAAAGAGGATGAAATTCGTGACAAGTGGGTTTCTGCTGGTGAAGGGCATGGACAACTAGAAGAGAAGGCAAACTTCGTTATAGAGGAACAAGATGAGGGGGTGGAAGAAAACTCAGAAAGGAGTCCACAAGTTATTAATCAGTTGCATGAACACCCATTAGAGCAAGAAGAATACGAAGACgacgatgatgaagaagaagaagacgacgaagatgaagaagaagaagaattagagTTGAACCAGGTGGTACCAGCAGAAGAAACTCTATTGAGTTCTCCACCTGGAGCTCTTGCAGATCCAGAGAACTCAAAGATGGAACCCGAAGCCGACCACGCAGAACAAGAAGCAGCAGATAACAAAGGAGCTAACTTTTCACCTTCCTCTGTAATATCGGCAGAGTCAGGGCAAGAATCAGAAGAGCAAGAAGAACAAAGAGATGCAACGCCTGCAGCTTTAGGCGAAGAAGCAGAGGAGTCAAACGAGGAGAAGGAGATGCCAGAGAGGCCATGGGAAGGGCCTTCCCATGGAAGGTCGGACCCCGAATACCCGATCCCCAACGAACATTATTCGGGTTTCGAGCCAAATATCCAGGAAATTCAACAAAAGCCAGAGAGAAGGAGTTCAGTCTTGCCGGATTGTTTGTTGTTGATGATGTGTGAGCCGAAGCTATCTATGGAGGTCTCCAAAGAGACCTGGGTTTGCAGTACAGACTTCATTCGATGCCTCCCAGAGAGACCGGCCAACAAAACGAACGGCAAAGATGAGGTCAAGAAACGAGTCAGCACGGAGGTCTCCAATCCTACGGACCCGCCGCACCAGCTGCTGCTGCAGCCGCCGCGATCTTCATGCTCGTTCCCAATTGCAGCGGCGGCTCCGGGAGCAGGCTCCTCGATGGCTAGCATGATAGAGCAGAAGCTGGTGGGGTCCAATGGGTATGAACCGTTCGTGCTGACGCGGTGCAAGTCGGAGCCGAGGAGGTCGTCGGGTAAGTTCGCCCCGGAGGCTTGTTTCTGGAAGAATCGGAAGATGGAGCCGCACCGCCCGGCTACGCTTGGGGTTGGTGCGGCCGGGATCGGATTCTGAACCGAGGCAATTATGgtaaaaggattaaaaaaaaaaaaaaaaatactgt includes:
- the LOC121237368 gene encoding glutamic acid-rich protein-like, which codes for MESERTHRTTSTNGSSTSELFICFTSRLSSSSMKLSKSILSPGRTREPSQISLSSSLSRRLRSSGSMKGGQASPMFPTGGKKRGYGFENPEPSSPKVTCIGQVRVKTKKQGKKMRTRSKRRGEASFRRVEQQNASVVTHEEHNTQNIANGQFQSHQVLQQQQHEGLPHRNQRWVHLPVTICEALRAFGAELNCFLPCRSSCMTSEREKEEKAARSDGGECGNGSSCGAVFARWLVAMQEGEGKGREIELVVREEERVTERNPSQRRREVFDAGFEIKEQRKGVEDAEEEEARVSICIPPKNALLLMRCRSDPVKMAALANRFWDSPTRKDVDEDHDQDEDEGHKDEEEQHGEVKVGEGREGKVEVETEEKEDEIRDKWVSAGEGHGQLEEKANFVIEEQDEGVEENSERSPQVINQLHEHPLEQEEYEDDDDEEEEDDEDEEEEELELNQVVPAEETLLSSPPGALADPENSKMEPEADHAEQEAADNKGANFSPSSVISAESGQESEEQEEQRDATPAALGEEAEESNEEKEMPERPWEGPSHGRSDPEYPIPNEHYSGFEPNIQEIQQKPERRSSVLPDCLLLMMCEPKLSMEVSKETWVCSTDFIRCLPERPANKTNGKDEVKKRVSTEVSNPTDPPHQLLLQPPRSSCSFPIAAAAPGAGSSMASMIEQKLVGSNGYEPFVLTRCKSEPRRSSGKFAPEACFWKNRKMEPHRPATLGVGAAGIGF